A single Endozoicomonas sp. NE40 DNA region contains:
- the gshB gene encoding glutathione synthase, protein MTIKLGIVMDPIESIEFKKDSSLAMLLAAQKRGWQLFYMEQHDLYQKEGVARGSMRPLQVRYDANDWFTLGERQELPLESLNVILMRKDPPFDMEFIYSTYLLEQAEAAGSLIVNKPQSIRDCNEKMFATLFPQCTPPVMVARSARLLREFAEEHGDVVLKPLDGMGGSSIFRTHSKDPNFSVILETLTQHGTSQTMIQKYIPEIAKGDKRVLLIDGEPVPYSLARIPAEGELRGNLAAGGKGVGQELSDRDRWIAEQVAPVLKEKGLLFVGLDIIGDYLTEINVTSPTCIRQLDEQFGISIGDRLMDKIEEKLS, encoded by the coding sequence ATGACCATTAAGCTCGGCATAGTCATGGACCCGATTGAGTCCATCGAATTTAAAAAAGACAGTTCTCTGGCGATGCTGCTGGCTGCGCAGAAGCGGGGCTGGCAACTGTTTTACATGGAGCAGCATGACCTCTATCAGAAAGAAGGCGTAGCCAGGGGCAGTATGCGTCCACTGCAGGTACGTTATGATGCCAATGACTGGTTCACCCTTGGTGAGCGTCAGGAGCTGCCTCTGGAGTCACTGAATGTGATCCTGATGCGTAAGGACCCGCCGTTTGATATGGAGTTTATCTACAGCACCTATTTGCTGGAACAGGCTGAAGCCGCCGGCTCCCTGATTGTCAACAAACCCCAGAGCATTCGTGACTGCAACGAAAAGATGTTTGCCACCCTGTTCCCACAATGTACGCCTCCGGTCATGGTGGCACGCAGCGCACGCCTGTTAAGGGAGTTTGCTGAAGAACATGGTGATGTAGTGCTGAAGCCTCTGGACGGAATGGGCGGTTCTTCTATTTTTCGCACCCATTCGAAAGACCCCAACTTCAGTGTGATTCTGGAAACCCTGACGCAACACGGCACCTCGCAGACAATGATCCAGAAATACATCCCCGAGATCGCAAAGGGCGACAAACGTGTCCTGCTGATTGACGGTGAGCCTGTACCTTATTCACTGGCACGTATCCCGGCCGAAGGCGAGTTGCGTGGCAACCTGGCAGCAGGCGGCAAAGGTGTAGGACAGGAATTAAGTGACCGTGACCGCTGGATCGCCGAACAGGTGGCACCGGTGCTGAAAGAAAAAGGTCTGCTGTTTGTCGGGCTGGATATTATCGGTGATTACCTGACCGAGATTAATGTCACCTCGCCAACCTGTATCCGCCAGCTGGATGAGCAGTTTGGTATCAGCATTGGCGATAGGCTGATGGATAAGATTGAAGAGAAGCTGTCTTAA
- a CDS encoding sulfurtransferase gives MSQTSLPLILEPAELEHHLHDSNLLIVDLCNPQLYAQVHVPGAVNIAPQHLVAGTPPATGKLPPLQQLENLFSLLGYTGNEHIVVYDDEGGGWAGRFIWTLDVIGHKNYSYLNGGIHAWLKEDHTAESEPRQVEPTRVSLSIDPSVIASKDYILTHLENASTAIWDARSPAEFAGIKVLAKRGGHIPGAINFEWTSAMDPARNYRIREDLPEVLSELGMPREKDIITHCQTHHRSGFTYLVARALGFNSVRAYDGSWSEWGNLTDTPISQ, from the coding sequence ATGAGTCAAACATCACTTCCACTGATTCTCGAACCTGCTGAGCTTGAACATCATCTTCATGACAGCAACCTGTTGATCGTCGACCTGTGCAACCCTCAGCTATACGCCCAGGTGCATGTTCCCGGTGCCGTTAACATAGCTCCCCAACACCTTGTGGCAGGCACGCCGCCGGCCACTGGCAAGCTGCCACCGTTACAGCAGCTGGAAAACCTGTTTTCACTGCTTGGTTACACCGGCAATGAGCATATCGTGGTCTATGACGACGAAGGTGGTGGCTGGGCGGGGCGCTTTATCTGGACCCTGGATGTTATCGGGCATAAAAACTACTCCTACCTGAACGGCGGTATTCATGCCTGGCTGAAAGAAGACCACACAGCGGAAAGTGAACCCAGACAGGTAGAGCCAACCCGTGTCTCCCTGTCAATCGACCCGTCTGTGATTGCTTCCAAAGATTACATCCTGACGCATCTGGAAAATGCCAGTACGGCTATCTGGGACGCGCGCTCCCCTGCAGAATTTGCGGGTATAAAAGTGCTGGCCAAGCGTGGCGGACATATTCCCGGTGCCATTAATTTTGAATGGACATCAGCCATGGACCCGGCCAGAAATTATCGTATCCGGGAAGACCTGCCCGAAGTCCTTTCTGAGCTGGGTATGCCCCGGGAAAAAGACATTATCACCCATTGCCAGACTCACCACCGTTCCGGCTTTACTTATCTGGTAGCCAGAGCGCTTGGATTCAATTCGGTAAGAGCCTACGATGGTTCATGGTCAGAATGGGGCAATCTGACCGATACGCCGATCTCCCAATAG
- the ruvX gene encoding Holliday junction resolvase RuvX, translating to MTTSSVSSVSSVKTILGFDFGTKNIGVAVGQAITRTATALPQLKARDGIPDWNKVEALINEWQPDAVVVGIPLNMDGSESQMSLRARKFGKRLHGRFNLPFFEADERLSSFEAKDWADKLGHSKHYGSNPVDGMAAQIILEGWMNDENNPVL from the coding sequence ATGACAACTTCTTCTGTATCTTCTGTTTCTTCTGTAAAAACCATTCTTGGCTTCGATTTTGGCACCAAAAATATTGGTGTTGCTGTCGGTCAGGCCATTACCCGAACAGCTACTGCCCTGCCACAGCTGAAAGCCCGCGACGGCATTCCTGACTGGAACAAAGTCGAAGCACTGATCAACGAATGGCAGCCAGATGCTGTCGTGGTAGGCATTCCCCTGAACATGGACGGCTCCGAGTCACAAATGTCACTTCGGGCCCGCAAATTCGGCAAACGCCTGCATGGACGTTTTAACCTGCCCTTTTTTGAGGCTGATGAACGCCTGTCGTCATTTGAAGCCAAAGACTGGGCTGATAAACTGGGACACAGCAAACATTATGGTTCAAACCCTGTCGACGGGATGGCGGCCCAGATCATTCTGGAAGGCTGGATGAATGATGAGAATAACCCGGTTCTTTAG
- a CDS encoding protein kinase domain-containing protein: MQPLASARVSTEDYPLTSRPVFPSQKAFKPFQANNLTEALKQSGLEPVGKVLGKGAFATVEEYKHHDHSLAVKIITKKAQGEFEKGEIEALRISSHPNIAHTHAILLKKTDGNSYALIDHTTEITDEIKQGYQLAAVISDKVSGTELFDLLNTPPRIRRENKMVIDWTSDIAEALNHIQQHGVVFRDLKPENVLISTEAEERIAILVDFGLSKKIGLSRTRSFRGTYEYIAPEVWQCKLHEDFNYSYSVDSWALGSLIFEFITDFPPSYCVSRNNEVILQHRQPTIREWKKNTDSFAELDDEQKIKLMKKGTSKLWVVGERPAPELMELAAGLLRRNPVERLTIQQASEQLLRLKQPKPIPLNQAMHPEASA, from the coding sequence TTGCAACCACTGGCTTCAGCCAGGGTATCAACAGAAGATTACCCACTGACGTCCAGGCCTGTTTTTCCCAGTCAAAAGGCGTTTAAGCCCTTTCAGGCTAACAACCTTACAGAGGCTCTGAAACAGTCAGGCCTGGAACCCGTAGGGAAAGTACTTGGAAAAGGGGCGTTCGCTACCGTAGAGGAGTATAAGCATCATGACCATTCCCTTGCGGTCAAAATCATCACAAAAAAAGCACAAGGCGAGTTTGAAAAAGGAGAAATCGAAGCATTAAGAATAAGCTCCCACCCAAATATTGCTCACACCCACGCTATTCTTCTGAAAAAAACTGACGGCAATTCTTATGCCCTGATTGATCACACTACCGAAATAACCGATGAGATTAAGCAGGGGTATCAACTGGCTGCCGTTATCTCTGATAAAGTATCCGGAACCGAGTTATTTGATCTCCTCAATACACCGCCACGAATCCGGCGCGAAAACAAGATGGTCATTGACTGGACATCAGATATCGCTGAGGCTCTGAATCATATTCAACAGCATGGCGTAGTTTTTCGTGACCTCAAGCCTGAAAACGTACTGATTAGCACCGAAGCTGAAGAACGCATCGCAATTCTGGTCGACTTTGGCTTATCAAAAAAAATAGGTCTCAGCAGAACCCGCTCGTTTAGGGGAACCTATGAATACATAGCTCCAGAGGTTTGGCAGTGCAAGCTCCATGAAGATTTCAATTATAGTTACTCAGTTGATAGCTGGGCTCTTGGCAGCCTTATCTTTGAATTTATTACAGATTTTCCCCCCTCTTACTGCGTTAGTAGGAATAATGAAGTTATCTTGCAACATCGCCAACCTACCATTAGAGAATGGAAAAAAAACACCGACAGCTTTGCAGAACTGGACGATGAACAAAAAATAAAGCTGATGAAGAAAGGAACAAGTAAGTTATGGGTCGTAGGAGAAAGGCCTGCCCCGGAACTGATGGAACTTGCCGCTGGTCTGCTAAGACGCAACCCAGTGGAGCGACTCACGATTCAGCAGGCAAGTGAGCAACTTTTACGCCTGAAACAACCCAAACCTATACCACTCAATCAGGCCATGCACCCTGAGGCTAGCGCATAG
- a CDS encoding energy transducer TonB, which translates to MSTMTSVSSIDRFSFTVFMATAIHAVILLGVSFGLQEMPAPPKTLEVTLATYKSQEQPEEADYLAQFHQQGSGTLEEKARPQTDQEAEFQSNQINEVVLETQEEASPKQEQPQTAQISTRAEVERKTPDKVENKKPTPDTPEQVKPRKRIDLRQEISSLEAQFSQQRQEYAKRPRIKRLTAASTMQEPGAYYKETWRRKVERIGNMNYPPQARKEKLYGELRLMVSINRDGTLHDVELMESSGSTILDDAAIRIVKLAAPYAPFGNDLRDYDRVEIIRTWRFERGDRLFSN; encoded by the coding sequence ATGTCCACAATGACCAGCGTTTCTTCAATCGACCGTTTCAGCTTCACCGTTTTCATGGCAACAGCCATTCATGCTGTTATTCTGCTGGGCGTTTCCTTTGGACTGCAGGAAATGCCCGCGCCTCCCAAAACCCTTGAGGTGACCCTGGCGACCTACAAAAGTCAGGAACAGCCTGAAGAAGCGGATTACCTGGCCCAGTTCCACCAGCAGGGCAGCGGGACACTGGAAGAAAAAGCCAGACCGCAAACCGATCAGGAAGCGGAATTTCAGTCCAACCAGATTAATGAGGTTGTACTGGAAACCCAGGAAGAAGCCTCCCCCAAACAGGAGCAGCCCCAGACCGCGCAGATTTCTACCCGGGCTGAGGTCGAACGCAAAACGCCCGACAAGGTGGAAAACAAAAAGCCCACACCGGATACACCTGAACAGGTTAAGCCCCGTAAACGCATCGATCTCAGGCAGGAAATTTCCAGCCTCGAAGCTCAGTTCAGCCAGCAGCGCCAGGAATACGCCAAACGCCCAAGGATCAAACGCCTGACTGCCGCCTCTACCATGCAGGAGCCCGGTGCCTACTACAAAGAAACCTGGCGTCGAAAGGTTGAACGGATTGGTAATATGAATTACCCACCACAGGCCAGAAAAGAAAAACTCTATGGCGAGCTGCGCCTGATGGTCTCTATTAACCGGGACGGTACATTACACGACGTTGAACTGATGGAGTCGTCCGGTTCCACCATTCTCGACGATGCTGCCATTCGTATTGTCAAACTGGCAGCTCCCTACGCCCCTTTTGGCAATGACCTGAGAGACTATGACCGTGTAGAGATTATACGAACCTGGCGCTTCGAACGGGGAGATCGGTTATTTAGCAACTGA
- the asd gene encoding archaetidylserine decarboxylase (Phosphatidylserine decarboxylase is synthesized as a single chain precursor. Generation of the pyruvoyl active site from a Ser is coupled to cleavage of a Gly-Ser bond between the larger (beta) and smaller (alpha chains). It is an integral membrane protein.), with product MKEKLFALTQYILPHHLISRAVHYFVECEIPAFKNALINWIIKHYDVDMSEAQAEHAESYKHFNDFFTRPLKEGARPLPEQEETIVSPADGAISQIGDIEYGRIFQAKGHDYSLIELLGGDTDLATEFMGGKFATIYLSPRDYHRIHTPAAGTLRKMIHVPGRLFSVNKGTVENVPGLFARNERVVSIFDTEHGPMAVIMVGAINVASIETVWSGLVTPHRKQVRTTEYEESTTASIMLERGEEMGRFKLGSTAIVLFGEDKVNWLEQWQAESTIKMGQALATPAE from the coding sequence GTGAAAGAAAAACTGTTCGCGTTGACCCAGTACATTCTGCCTCACCACCTGATTTCCAGAGCGGTGCATTATTTTGTCGAGTGTGAAATCCCAGCTTTCAAAAATGCCCTGATTAACTGGATCATCAAGCATTACGACGTAGATATGAGCGAAGCTCAGGCTGAGCATGCGGAGTCTTATAAACACTTCAACGATTTCTTCACTCGTCCTTTGAAAGAGGGAGCCCGGCCTCTGCCTGAACAGGAAGAAACCATCGTCAGCCCTGCCGACGGTGCTATCAGCCAGATTGGCGACATTGAATATGGCCGCATCTTTCAGGCCAAGGGCCATGATTACAGCCTGATAGAACTACTGGGGGGTGATACCGACCTGGCTACTGAATTTATGGGCGGCAAGTTTGCCACTATTTATCTCTCCCCAAGAGATTATCATCGTATCCATACACCTGCGGCAGGTACCCTGCGCAAGATGATTCACGTCCCCGGTCGTTTGTTCTCCGTCAACAAAGGCACTGTAGAAAACGTGCCGGGGCTGTTTGCCCGTAACGAGCGGGTTGTCAGTATCTTTGATACTGAGCATGGCCCGATGGCGGTGATCATGGTGGGTGCCATTAATGTTGCCAGTATTGAGACCGTCTGGTCCGGCCTGGTGACACCTCACCGCAAGCAGGTAAGAACCACAGAATACGAAGAGTCGACAACGGCCAGTATAATGCTGGAACGTGGTGAAGAGATGGGTCGTTTCAAACTGGGCTCCACGGCTATTGTTCTGTTCGGCGAAGACAAAGTGAACTGGCTTGAGCAATGGCAGGCCGAGTCTACAATCAAGATGGGTCAGGCTCTGGCAACTCCTGCAGAATAG
- a CDS encoding YqgE/AlgH family protein: MRTSSFQSLKNHFLIATPQMADPSFAETLTLICEHSKDGALGVVINRPTELMLGEIFRQVGIEYSDTWAQSQSAVYAGGPVASERGFVLHSNDRLWESSLNVGEDINLTTSKDILVAMANNEGPSHTLVALGYAGWGAGQLEQEMAENTWLTCAATPAIIFTIPYEQRLTAAAASLGVDLHLLSGQVGHA, from the coding sequence ATGAGAACGTCAAGCTTTCAAAGTCTCAAAAACCACTTTCTGATTGCCACGCCCCAGATGGCAGACCCATCCTTTGCTGAAACGCTGACACTTATCTGTGAACACAGTAAGGATGGAGCCCTCGGAGTAGTCATCAACCGACCAACCGAGCTGATGCTGGGGGAAATTTTCCGACAGGTCGGTATCGAATATTCCGACACCTGGGCGCAAAGCCAGAGCGCCGTTTACGCCGGAGGACCGGTTGCATCAGAAAGAGGCTTTGTGCTTCATTCCAACGACCGGCTCTGGGAGTCCAGCCTCAATGTGGGGGAAGATATTAACCTTACCACCTCCAAAGACATTCTGGTCGCCATGGCGAACAATGAAGGACCTTCTCACACTCTTGTCGCCCTGGGATACGCTGGCTGGGGAGCGGGTCAGCTGGAACAGGAGATGGCTGAAAATACCTGGCTGACCTGTGCAGCCACCCCTGCCATTATCTTCACAATCCCCTACGAGCAACGCCTGACCGCAGCAGCAGCATCCCTGGGAGTTGATTTGCATTTACTGTCTGGCCAGGTTGGACACGCCTGA
- the orn gene encoding oligoribonuclease: protein MAKADNLIWIDLEMTGLEPDTDRILEIATIVTDGQLNQIAEGPVIAIHESDDVLSNMNEWCIKTHGQTGLTERVRQSTISLAEAERMTLDFLKDHIEPGISPMCGNSIGQDRRFLHRYMPELHDFFHYRNIDVSTLKELARRWKPAIMDGFNKKGTHLALEDIRESIEELRYYRQFFITS from the coding sequence ATGGCAAAAGCGGATAATCTGATCTGGATTGATCTGGAAATGACAGGCCTGGAGCCTGATACCGACCGAATCCTTGAGATCGCCACAATTGTAACCGACGGGCAGCTCAATCAGATTGCTGAAGGCCCTGTTATTGCAATTCATGAGAGTGATGATGTACTCAGCAACATGAACGAGTGGTGCATCAAAACCCATGGTCAGACCGGACTGACTGAGCGTGTGCGGCAGAGTACCATTTCTCTGGCTGAAGCTGAGCGAATGACCCTGGATTTTCTGAAAGATCATATTGAGCCGGGCATCTCTCCGATGTGTGGCAACAGCATTGGTCAGGATCGTCGCTTCCTGCACCGTTACATGCCTGAGCTACATGATTTCTTCCATTACCGTAATATCGATGTCAGCACCCTGAAAGAGCTGGCGCGCCGCTGGAAGCCAGCCATTATGGACGGCTTCAACAAGAAGGGAACGCATCTGGCTCTGGAAGATATTCGTGAGTCTATTGAGGAGCTGCGCTACTATCGTCAGTTCTTTATCACAAGTTAG
- a CDS encoding DUF2860 domain-containing protein, with the protein MDTRLIAVLVSFLSPSILMASQTASWQPGFSGEASLLAGYSQSKSQFNAEYEQTDSLDKASKRKGKALIMPLVSLQYTLSDAQGQFYLGSDRADVALGRFHTEIGYRHSLQKNGVISASVIPGVFPNKTWQDPFATGQKRKETDISIQALRVQFNNIMSSGFSLEVAGGKQTLERERSGQATFDTETRKLLNREGTIFFAEGAYRFPVSRTLFLRTGLNHTRLDADGDAMSYHANAVELGLFTRWQQSSMAFNLSYQINRHDKSNPVFSKKQKDNQWGAFLAYSYDEPFGWTNWELASLSGYSKKDSNIDFYDEDSLMVSVGMTYNF; encoded by the coding sequence ATGGATACTCGCCTTATTGCCGTACTGGTAAGCTTTCTTTCCCCTTCGATTCTTATGGCTTCACAAACTGCCAGCTGGCAACCCGGCTTCAGTGGAGAAGCCTCACTGTTAGCCGGTTATTCTCAATCAAAGTCACAATTCAATGCCGAGTACGAACAAACCGATTCACTGGATAAAGCCTCAAAACGAAAGGGGAAGGCACTGATCATGCCGTTGGTTTCTCTTCAGTACACGCTGAGTGATGCACAAGGACAGTTTTACCTCGGATCCGACCGGGCCGACGTTGCACTGGGGCGTTTTCATACCGAAATAGGCTATCGCCACTCGCTACAAAAAAATGGTGTCATCTCTGCCAGTGTTATCCCTGGTGTTTTTCCAAATAAAACCTGGCAGGACCCTTTTGCGACTGGTCAGAAAAGAAAAGAAACTGATATCAGCATTCAGGCACTGCGCGTCCAGTTTAACAACATTATGAGCTCTGGTTTCTCTCTGGAAGTAGCCGGAGGAAAGCAGACATTGGAGAGAGAGCGCAGTGGACAGGCCACTTTTGATACCGAAACCCGGAAACTGCTGAACAGGGAGGGGACTATATTTTTCGCTGAAGGTGCGTACCGTTTTCCTGTCAGCAGAACCCTGTTTCTTCGCACCGGTCTGAATCATACACGACTGGATGCCGATGGCGATGCTATGTCTTATCATGCCAATGCTGTTGAGCTTGGTTTATTCACTCGATGGCAGCAGTCGTCTATGGCCTTTAATCTCAGTTATCAGATTAATCGCCATGACAAGAGCAACCCGGTGTTTAGCAAAAAACAAAAAGACAACCAGTGGGGAGCTTTTCTGGCTTACTCTTACGACGAGCCTTTTGGCTGGACCAACTGGGAACTGGCTTCCCTCTCTGGTTACAGCAAAAAGGACTCAAACATCGACTTTTATGATGAAGACTCTTTGATGGTGAGTGTAGGTATGACCTATAACTTCTGA
- the queG gene encoding tRNA epoxyqueuosine(34) reductase QueG, which produces MDFAQLAEQIRQWGRELGFQAIGISEGKVPEQDQQHFKEWLAMGFNGDLDYMERNQDLRFNPESLHPGMTRIISARMDYLPADTETVKILGEPEKAYVSRYALGRDYHKLIRKRLTQLGKMIEAAVGEHGYRAFVDSAPVMERPLAQQAGLGWMGKHSLIINRQAGSFFFLGELFTNLPLPVDEPYDKNHCGRCSSCMDKCPTGAIVEPYRIDARKCISYLTIENSGPIPVELRSKMGNRIFGCDDCQLVCPWNRFAKPTQESDFRPRHSLDSVNLAELFLWTEEEFLERTAGSAIRRAGFECWLRNIAVGLGNAPTSDKVIQALKSRKDYPSELVKEHVLWALEQHLKR; this is translated from the coding sequence ATTGATTTTGCTCAGCTGGCCGAACAGATTCGGCAGTGGGGGCGGGAGCTTGGCTTTCAGGCGATCGGCATTTCGGAAGGCAAAGTACCCGAACAGGATCAGCAGCACTTCAAGGAGTGGCTGGCCATGGGATTCAATGGTGATCTGGATTATATGGAACGGAATCAGGATCTTCGCTTCAATCCCGAATCCCTGCATCCGGGTATGACTCGCATCATTTCTGCCCGGATGGATTATCTGCCTGCGGACACAGAGACCGTAAAAATCCTTGGCGAGCCAGAAAAAGCCTACGTGTCCCGCTATGCCCTTGGACGTGATTATCACAAGCTGATCCGCAAACGCCTGACCCAGCTGGGCAAGATGATTGAAGCGGCTGTTGGCGAACACGGTTACCGGGCTTTTGTCGACAGCGCCCCGGTGATGGAACGCCCTCTGGCGCAGCAGGCGGGACTCGGCTGGATGGGGAAGCATTCATTGATTATCAACCGGCAGGCAGGGTCGTTCTTTTTTCTGGGCGAGCTATTCACCAATCTTCCGTTGCCGGTGGATGAGCCTTACGATAAAAACCATTGCGGACGCTGTTCATCCTGCATGGACAAATGCCCGACCGGTGCCATTGTTGAACCCTATCGCATTGACGCTCGCAAATGCATTTCCTATCTCACCATCGAAAACAGTGGCCCAATTCCCGTAGAGCTGCGCAGCAAAATGGGCAACCGGATTTTTGGCTGTGATGACTGCCAGCTTGTCTGCCCCTGGAACCGCTTTGCCAAACCGACTCAGGAAAGTGATTTTCGACCAAGGCATTCACTGGATTCTGTGAATCTTGCTGAACTGTTTCTGTGGACAGAAGAAGAGTTTCTGGAACGTACCGCAGGTTCAGCCATCCGACGGGCAGGCTTTGAGTGCTGGTTGCGTAATATTGCGGTTGGGCTGGGTAATGCTCCCACCAGCGATAAGGTCATTCAGGCATTAAAATCCCGAAAAGACTATCCATCGGAGCTGGTAAAGGAGCATGTGCTTTGGGCTCTGGAGCAACACTTAAAGCGGTGA
- the rsgA gene encoding small ribosomal subunit biogenesis GTPase RsgA: protein MSKRKLTRRQSWRIQKIQEERIARARKRESQIEEELQSEDLGPEQEGLVTAHYGATLDIESPATPGKPRRCHLRRNLPPLVTGDRVIWRPSTKDETGVVVALDERSSLLTRPDNHGRIKPVAANIDYIVLVIAPVPIPHLNLIDRYLIAAETVGIEPVILLNKIDLLDDEGMEMMIDMLSVYHQIGYRILTASTRSDHGLDELKDMLDEHTSVFVGQSGVGKSSLVNALLPGIDTLVGELSEATGKGMHTTTAAKLFHFPAGGTLIDSPGIREFGLWHITPEEVIQGFREFRPFLGYCKFRDCKHEQEPGCAIHKALEDGEITEERLFSYRQILASQQPNQ, encoded by the coding sequence ATGAGTAAGCGCAAACTAACGCGCAGACAGAGCTGGCGCATTCAGAAAATTCAGGAAGAGCGCATAGCCCGGGCTCGCAAGCGGGAAAGCCAGATTGAAGAAGAGCTGCAGAGCGAAGATCTGGGACCGGAGCAGGAGGGGCTGGTGACAGCTCATTATGGTGCCACACTGGATATCGAGTCTCCTGCCACCCCCGGAAAGCCCCGCCGCTGTCACCTTCGCCGCAACCTTCCCCCTCTTGTCACGGGCGACAGGGTCATCTGGCGACCTTCAACCAAAGACGAAACCGGCGTGGTTGTCGCGCTGGACGAACGCTCCAGCCTGCTTACCCGTCCGGATAACCACGGCCGTATCAAGCCGGTAGCAGCCAATATCGATTACATTGTACTGGTGATTGCTCCCGTACCGATTCCTCACCTGAACCTGATTGATCGCTACCTGATCGCTGCAGAAACCGTCGGGATCGAACCCGTTATCCTCCTGAACAAGATCGACCTGCTGGATGATGAAGGCATGGAAATGATGATCGACATGCTGTCGGTCTACCATCAGATCGGTTATCGCATCCTCACGGCTTCCACCCGGTCCGACCATGGCCTGGATGAACTGAAAGATATGCTGGATGAGCATACCAGTGTATTCGTGGGGCAAAGCGGTGTAGGTAAGTCTTCACTGGTCAATGCCCTGCTGCCCGGCATTGATACTCTGGTTGGAGAACTGTCAGAAGCCACCGGCAAAGGCATGCACACAACAACCGCTGCCAAGCTCTTCCATTTTCCGGCAGGGGGAACGCTTATCGACTCTCCGGGCATTCGTGAGTTCGGTTTGTGGCATATCACTCCGGAAGAAGTCATCCAGGGATTCCGGGAGTTCAGGCCGTTTCTCGGGTATTGCAAATTCAGGGACTGCAAACACGAACAGGAACCGGGCTGTGCCATTCACAAAGCCCTGGAAGACGGCGAAATTACGGAAGAACGCCTGTTCAGTTACCGGCAGATTCTTGCGTCCCAGCAGCCGAATCAATAG